Genomic segment of Cygnus olor isolate bCygOlo1 chromosome 20, bCygOlo1.pri.v2, whole genome shotgun sequence:
TGCAGaagcttgggggggggggcaggagacGAGTGTCAGCCCccggggagggcgggggggggggggggggctcttcccactgtgcccccccccccccccagaagcGCCTCCTGCGGGGCGGGGGCCCGTTACCGGTTGATCAGGCAGGTCTTCCCCACCGACAGGTCCCCCACCAcgatgatcttggagatcttgAACCTGCGGGGCAGAGGGGAGCACAGCCACTGCGGGGGGGCACCCAgtaccgccccccccccccccccccctcctgccAGCCATTTTGGGAAGCCCCCGAACCCCCCGGCAGCACCGTGCCCCCCGCGCCCCCATCGCCCCCGTTCCCCCCCCGCCCTCatttcccaccaccaccagcagccgCAGCCCAGCCCGgacccccgcccgcccccccccccccccccgctgcatTCCTGCGCCGTGACGCAGCCGGGCAGCGCTGGCAGCCACGCGGCGCCTTCCCGCTGTGGGGACACGCcggagaccccccccccagttcGGGGGGGACacccccgtgcccccctcccgggggcgggggggggtcctCACCCCACGGTGCCCgtctgctgctcctggcaggcGCTGGCCACGCTGGGGTGGAAAGCGGGGCGGGCGTGCAGGGCGGCCTCCTTCCGAAAACACtgccacgggggggggggacaaaggGGACCCCGGTGAGGTTGCGGGGCTCATGGAGGCCACCCCCGGGCCGCCGTCCCCTCCCCGGTCACCTGCGGCAAGTCGGCGATGACCCTGTCCCTGCGGACGGGGGCCAGCACGTTCATGGTCCCCTGGGGCCACCGGGGTGGGTTCGGCGGCCGGACGGAGCGGGGACGGGCTGAGGGCCGCCGAGAGGCCTGGGGAGAGATGGAGCAGGGGGCGGCGCTGCGCCCGTGTCCCCAGACTCTCTTTTCCTCGTGTCCCCAAGTCCCGATTTCCCGGGGTCCCCAAGTCATCCTGTCCCCAAGTCCCCAAGTCCCACCGTCCCTGCGCCCCCAActcctgctgtccccatgtccccaagtcCTGTTCTCCCTGGGTCCCCAAGTCATCCTGTCCCCAAGTCCCCAAGTCCTGCCATCATTGCGTCCCCAagtcctgctgtccccaggtcCTCAACTCctgctgtccccgtgtccccaaaTCTCACTTGTCCCCCAGTCCCTCATGTCCTCACGTCCCCCATTCCCCCGCctcatgtccccatgtcccctggtccccctgtccccgtgtcccccggTCCCAATATCCCCCAGTCCCCAAGTCCcgctgtccccatgtcccccctgTCCCCCGGTCCCCATGTCCCCGTCCCCCGTCCCCGCTGCCCGTGCATCCCTTGGGCATCCTCagtccccgtgtccccgtgtccccacccGAAGCACCCCGGCACAGCCCGTCCCCGTGTCCCTTGGTCCCGGTTAcctccccccgtccccccggtgccccccccccccgctgtccccatgtccccgtgtcccccccggtgcccccccggtgtcccctcACCCCGGGGTGCCACCACccccgtccccgtgtccccggtGCCTggctgtccccgtgtccccgccACCCCCACACCCCCGTGTCctccccccggtgccccccccccccttccccggtGTCCCCTCCCGGTGCTCCCCTCCCCGTTACCCCGTTACCGcgcccctcccgccgccgctcGCGGTGCTCGGCGCTGCACCCTCGGCGCCCTGGCCCCTCCCTCGGGCCTttcggggcggggaggggcccGCACTCCGGTtcccgccgggccgggccctgccgccgccgcccgcacccccgggacccccgggaCCCACCCCCCCCAGCGGGGCGCACCCCGGCCCTCCCCACCCGGTGACTACGGGGAGGGGAGCGGGACTACAACCCCCATGATGCCCCGCGGGGCGACGGGGCGATCTGCGCATGCGCTCAAGAGTCGGCCCCCCGAGACTACACTTCCCGGCGAGCCTCGCGGCGAGAGGGGCAGGGAGATCTCGCGCGATTTGGGGCTATAAGCCCGtgcggcgcggggcgggcggccccTTTCGGCTTCCGGCCGCCCAAGATGGCGCCCAAGGCGAAGAAGGAGGGTGAGGGCGGGCGGCCACGAGGGGCTGGCGGCGTCAAGGCGGCGCGTTCGGCCCCCCGCCGGGTGCGGGGAGTGCCCGGGGCTCGGCCCCAGGGGGCTGAGGGGTTCCGGGGGGCCGCGGTGCGGTGCCGGGCCGCGGGCACGTGGAGGGGGTGGGAGCGGCCTGCAGCGGGAGGCCCGGGCCTGAGGGGAGCTGAGCCCCGTTGGGGGTGTGGGGGAGGCGCTGGGGGCTTGAGGGAGGCCCCTGGAGGAGCTCTGCTGGTGGGGGTGCCCCCCAGGGAGGTCACGCTCCCTCGGGGAGCCTCCTGGGCCCGCAGGCCCTTGTTGGTGCTGACCGAGGTGTTGTCACAGCCGTGCCTCCGAAGACAGAGGCGAAAGCCAAGGCGCTGAAGGCCAAGAAGGCCGTCCTGAAGGGGGTCCACAGccacaagaagaagaagatcCGCACGTCGCCCACCTTCCGGAGGCCCAAGACCCTGCGCCTGAGGCGGCAGCCCAAGTATCCGCGGAAGAGTGCCCCACGGAGAAACAAGTACGTGTGGGGTGCGGCTGCCACAGCGGCTGTGGGGCGGGGATGGTCCCTTCTGTGGGAGCCTGGGCCCCACTGGGGTCCGAGGGTGGGACTTGGCCACTGTGCTGCTCTTGGGGCTGAGCCCTGTGTTGGGGTGCAGGTGATGATTTCAAGCGACCAAAGCCTGAGAGTTTGtgattaaaacttttttttggtaCCTGATGCACCCCAAACTTGGCGTTTGAAAGCTTCTGAAGTGTAGGTACAGCTCCTGCCATCCTTTTGCTAACCCAAGGGCCTTTCTCCTGCAGGCTTGACCATTACGCCATTATCAAGTTCCCTTTGACAACAGAATCGGCGATGAAGAAGATAGAGGACAACAACACTCTGGTTTTCATCGTCGATGTCAAGGCAAACAAGCACCAGATCAAGCAGGCAGTGAAGAAGCTGTATGACATCGACGTGGCCAAAGTCAACACGTTGATCAGGTAAGAGGGGGAGAACAGGTCACTGGTGGGTGTCTGGTACTTCAGGTGCTCAGTGTGGCTTTCAGCAGAAAGCTTGGACACGTGTGAGTTTCAGCAGTGCTGCGGGGGCTCTCAGGAAGCGTGGAATTAAGTTCGGTCGCGTTTTCAGTGCTAAAACGTCGATAAAAGCCACTTTTGACTGAGCACATCTTGGTGGAAGTGTGAAATGGTGCTAGGCCAGGAAGCTGGCTTCAGCAGGGAGCTCTTCTAATGCTGAGGGAGTTCTGTGCAGATGATGTGAACGTGTTTTACCCCTGAGTGAAGTGATGTTTCCAAAGGAACCACTGATGCACATACCCTAGCGGGAGCGCGGAGTAGGTGCGAGGAGCGGCGTGCCTCTGTGCTGATGTCTCCTTTTCCACTCTAGGCCTGACGGGGAGAAAAAGGCTTATGTCCGACTGGCTCCAGATTACGATGCGCTGGATGTAGCCAACAAGGTGAGAAGTCTTGGAAACTTGTCAAGCTTCTATTTACTCTCTCATATTTTCTACGCCTGGTTGTTCTTCGTGGTGTACACGTGAGATGCTTGCGCTTGAAGCacgctggtgctgctgcagcctccttgtAGTTAAGCAGGATCTGAGGGTGTTCGTAAGCAGGAACGCTTACTGGTCATAAAATTCACCGAGTTCTGTGGGGGAGTTACTGAGAGCTGCAGTTCTTGCCCTCCTCCAGGGAGGGGCTCCACGCCACAAGTCCGCAGGAGCTCTGAAGTGTGGGAGGGGACGCAGGAAGCGCGTTGGAAGCGGTGTTTGTCTCGACGGTGTTCTCAGCCAGCAGCGCGGGCAGCTCCCTCAGGGGAAAACGGTGCCAAAGGCACTGCTGGGGCCTGGCTGAAAGGGATTGCACTGTGCAGGTGGCTGTCCTGCTGGAAAGGGCTGGGGGTTTTGTCCTTGatggggctgcggggagcaggaggcggtggtggtggggagTAGCACGGGGATCCTGGTGGAGTAGGTGTGTGTAATGGTGATGGGAGGCACTTGGGCGAGTCTGGGAGGAAGAAACCCGTCCTTGGAGAGCAGGAATCCTGGGGAGATGTGTGGTGGCGGTGTCTGGTGGAGGCTCTGCCTCTTTGCCGTCTGTTTTAACCCGTTTTGCTTCTTCGCAGATTGGAATCATCTAAACTGCATCAAGGACTGTACAGACAGGACAATAAACCCCGTAAAACCACTGAGGGACTCCTGTGTTTTGTGACTGCGCAGCCCACGCCAAAGAGCCTGCAGGAAGCTGCCGGGGCTCCGTTTTTAGCAAACGGggttcctgcctgcctgccgtagcctggcagcagccagctgccctGTGGGAGGCTCTCGGGGGGCGCAGTGCCGTCCCACGTCTGGCACCTCGCTGCTGGGGCGTCCTGCGTGGCTGACCTGGTCTCTCTGCGGGTAAACCCCAGTGAGGTGATGCTCTCCTGATGCAGATACCCGGCTACACGAGCGTGCTGGTTTTGTCGCACTGTTATTAGTAAATGTTTGTGGTGGCTCTTCCCGGTGTCCTACATAACTTCTGTGTGGGGTGTACCACCAGCTAACGAGCACCAGGAGGCCGGTactaacagcagcaaaaacGTCTTCATGGCTCAGGTCGGGTACGAGCTGGGTGCCGTGCCATTTTCCGCCTCTTACAACTATTTGCTTAGGCTGCAGGCTTTGATGAAGCCCTCAAGCTAACGCAATAGCAGGCACtcgtttttttttctggcacgGTCCACGCTCCCCTTGTTGCAGCATGGGAGTTGTAGCCTGGTTTCCCTGACGCCGTTCCTGTTGCCCCCGGTCTGTGATCCTCACCAGGGCTGTTTCCaaactccagctgctgctgccgtTTGGGCAGTCCCGTTTCCACAACTTTTTTGGACGAAACCAGCTTTTTGGAGTGCTTGGAGAGCCCTGAGAATGCGGAGCACTCGGTGAGCAGGAAATGGAGGTGGAGTACCGATAAGCCCTTAGAGAGAACTGGCGCTAAGTGCGGTGCGCGTTGCTGAGGAAAGTGGTGAAGGCTGTGGCCAAATATTGATCGGAGCAATCGAGCTCAGGCGGTGGGACACCGAGTTCCCTTCGAGCCTCTtgcagggggtgctggggtccTTGGGCACATGTAAAAAAGGCGgtgagcggggagggggggctccCCCCcaattgctgctgctgcttttgggcTGTGGGTAAAGATTTTTGTGGTTTGAGCTTCTGTTGGCTCGAGATTCCCTTCACAAGGTGCGAGGCTTCGGACCGCTACGAGCTCCCCTGCTGTGGGATGGCTCCAAGGAATTGGGGGGAGAGCCTGCGGACCAGCTGTGAGcttccaccagctgcaggaCGCTTCACGAGGGCAGTGTGGAGATCCTGTAGGGTGGTTCAGGGAGGGTGGGAGGCTGAGGCAGCGCTGTGGGAGAGGCTGGAGGCAATCTTTGGGTTGGGGGAGGCGGGTGATGATGCTCCCTGCCCGCAGCACGAGCACCAGGTGTGGGTGAGGAACCTCGAGGGCAGAGCGCTGCTTCCCTGCGTGCCGCTCCCTTCCGCGGGCActgcggggctgctctgccacccTTGGTGCAGGCCAGGAACAGCCTCTGACccctcagcctgcccaggtcAGGGGCTCAAAATTGAGCGCAGGGGCTGTTGGCAAGGTGTGAGGAGCCAGGTGAGGCTGAACAGGGATCGGGGCAGCAGCCTTCCCTGTGACATCCACTGCTGGGAGCCTGGTGATGCAGGGACCCAGGACAGGCCTGGGACAAACCTGCTCTCTCCTGCAGCTGCGCCTGATGCTCGTGAGGGCGAGGACACCTCACCAAACCTTCCCTCGGCTCTGGAGCACTCTGGGAAGGGAACAAGCAGCAGCGAGGGCTCTGGGGGTATTCACCAAGCCCTGTGCCCTGTTCTTAACTGAGCTGCGGCCACCCCAAAAACGCTTTGGGGATGGAGGAGCTCCTCTCCTCGCCAAGCCCGCGCCGCTGGGAGAGCCCTGATGCGGAGCGAGGAGCAGGTACGTGCCGCAGCCCTCCCCAGTGACGtggaggctgggctgggaagggaTTTCACATCAGCATGACTTGCAGTCTGCCCTGACCCTGCCTTCAACTTCTCCCgatggctgctgcaggctggcactCGGCGTGCACCTTCCCTgtgcctgcctcctgctccgGGCTGGCAGCCGGCCCGACCCGCggctgctgggaggtgctgCGGGTGGAAActggggggcagccgggggccCTGCTGGGGTAACTGGGTTGATGCCTGACCCCTCCGTGACGTAGGAGGGTGGTGGGAGCACGGCCTGGTCCCCTGGGGCTGCGTGTGCTCCGTGCTGGGAAAGGAGAGACCAGGGGAGAGGtgatggggaggagggaaaatggAGTTTGGGGACTCATTGTGTGGGGTATTGGCAGGTGGAGGTGGTGCTGAGGCCGTGgggcttcagctgcagctgggaggatgCGGTGTAACATCAGGACAGCTCCTGGTGGTAAGGCTGGggcctgctggggcaggaggagagccgGCGGCTCGGCTTGGGGGCTGCTTACTGCTGCCCTGGCACCGAGCGAGGAGGGGGCGAGgcggctgctgcggggctggagGAGATCCCTGCCCACACACGGCCCCCAGTATTGCTTCTCCATTTCAACTTCTGCCAACACGCGGCCCCCCGCACCAGCTGTGGGGTCCGGGAGCCCTGGCAGGATCCAGCACCACAGGCAAGCCGCTTCCCCTCGATCGTCATTTGACCTGCAGCCCCGTGTCTGCCTGAGCTGCTGTTTTAGGACCGATCCTGCCCCGGAGCAGGGGGCTGGGCAGGAATCCCTCTAAGCCCCACTGCTCGTAGCCAGTGCGGGGTGATCCCGGAGCCGTCATGTCAGCAGCGTTTGCCTTCCCACTGCTCCCGTGCCCCACAGGACCGGCTGGGCCAGCTCCGGCCCTGTTTCCCCCCTCCTTGGGGGAGCTGCACCCCGGATCTGaggggggggctgctggaggcagcggggctggaGCCGCACGGTGCTGGCggaggcagccccggggggaTTGAGCAGGCAGCGATGTTCCAGGAAGAGCCCGTGGCCTCACTCGGCCTTCCCATGCCAGCTCCGCTTCACGTGGCTGCCGGGTGAGTCACGGCTCCATGCCGCCAGGCCCAGGCGGTTCAGGGACcgcagcagggctcagcccctctcctgccgccttccccccccatccctgcGCAGCCCTTGGGGTGCGGGAGCTCACGCACGGGGGGGGGTCTGTggaggggggagaaagaaaaaaacacgaGTGGAAGGCGAGGGAGAGCTGGAGCCTTGCTCTGTCAGCACCGTGCTGGGACCCGGCGGGCTGGATGCGTCCCCCGGGGGTCCCTGGCACGGCGCGAGCTGCGGGATGGTGCcggctccctgccctcccctgggAGCGGGGGGGCACATCCTTTCCCATGCCctcatccctcctcctcctaaCACCACAGAAAAAGCCAGCCCGGGCACGCCGCGGCAGCAGTGAACAGACCGATTTAATGCACAGAGCACCCAGCACCACGGCGGGAGGGCCGCggcccttccctcccagccctctcTCAGGCCATCAGCTGCGCCACGCAGCCGCCCCTGGCCGCGCTGGCGCCGAAGCCAGCTCGGGCTGCTCCTCCCCAGGCTGTGCCCCCGGCTTCGGCGGCATCCCCACGGCTCGGCGAGGCTGTCGGGCTGGTCCAGCAGGGTAGCAGCGgcttgcaggcagcagagcGGGTGAACGCAGGGCCCGTGGCCGGGGGAGCGAGCCCTAAGGCACATCAAGAGCAGGTACGGAGAGAGCCCGGGGTTCTCAGTCTATGAGGAACTTCTCCCCGTCCACGTCCCTCCCCTTGCGCAGGGAAGGGCAGAAGTCGGAGCGCAGGAGGCGGGAGAAGTACATGAGGATCATGGCGtcgagcagcagcaggttggcCGTCAGGAAGGCGCCCTGGCCCTGCACCTCCACGTGGCGTAGGAAGTACCAGGTGAGGTAGGCCTGGGGCGCCAGGCGGAAGGCGAAGTATATCACCAGGTTGACGTACTTGTTGGCCTGGTAGAGCGCCGGCGAAGGCACGTTGCTCATCTTGAGCAGCATGCGGGCGGTGAGGAAGATGTTGCtcacctccaccagcagcagcagcatcgcCGCCACCAGGAAGCGGCCCGTGATGATGAGCGAGATGAAGGCAGAGATGGCCTGGGAGAAGGGGACGGGGGTCAGGTCCCAGCCTGGGCACAGCCCCGCGGGACGCGAGCGCTTCCCCACCAGGCTCTGGGCGTACCCTAGGTGGGAGCACTCAGCACCGCTCCCCTTTAGCAGATCCCCTCCTGGAGACCCCGAAACCCCGCGGGCGCCCGATCCAAGGGGTGGATCTCGGTCCCCAGTGCCAGCTTCCCCAAGACCAAGCCGTGCCCCtctgccagggagcagcagcctgtCTGGCTCCCGGCGCCGGGAGCCGCCGCTGGCAGCCGTCCTGCCCCGCCGGGCGCCCTGGCCTCCTGGATGCGCAACCTACCTGGCAGCCAGGGCGAGGCACAGGGAAGGGCTGCGGCTCGCCTCGCCGCACAGCCCCAGGGGCGCGGCAGCCCCCCAAGGTGGTTCATCCCCTCCCCGT
This window contains:
- the RPL23A gene encoding 60S ribosomal protein L23a, which produces MAPKAKKEAVPPKTEAKAKALKAKKAVLKGVHSHKKKKIRTSPTFRRPKTLRLRRQPKYPRKSAPRRNKLDHYAIIKFPLTTESAMKKIEDNNTLVFIVDVKANKHQIKQAVKKLYDIDVAKVNTLIRPDGEKKAYVRLAPDYDALDVANKIGII
- the TLCD1 gene encoding TLC domain-containing protein 1, which codes for MGPGWRAPSAALVGGSVALFGGLRRAALALPRPAAVRSRPGRVWRWGNLLVSFAHSVLAGLWALFSLWQSPELLSDIQDGYSVSGHLLVCFSSGYFIHDSLDIIFNHQSRSSWEYLVHHAMAISAFISLIITGRFLVAAMLLLLVEVSNIFLTARMLLKMSNVPSPALYQANKYVNLVIYFAFRLAPQAYLTWYFLRHVEVQGQGAFLTANLLLLDAMILMYFSRLLRSDFCPSLRKGRDVDGEKFLID